Proteins from a genomic interval of Thamnophis elegans isolate rThaEle1 chromosome 2, rThaEle1.pri, whole genome shotgun sequence:
- the HMMR gene encoding hyaluronan mediated motility receptor yields the protein MSFPKAPIKRFNEALTCAPPPGSYDIKNSDPSKGPVSFEKSERFKMQMEDVGDQPNPSNMKPMPSPETKRKLSSLISRPKSMGMKSDKSLISIKELKKQKELEKEIRILIGIRVQQDKRLQALEEHLAKSESNLSAAIREKNALLANIASLEKQLLELRKSNDLLKTKMVPVKNVDMEIKLNVVQGTVKEKPAQPKELTETERPAEEKYDSEKHLECIVELGNVAEEVDKYKLHIVQLQEIIESKNKALETLESTLHLKETMLSSQTEELNGKCKILEEQKEKCVHEYEEKEQVINAEIQCLKEKLSIEEQKNQKQKKIFKETSDDMNQKLLKFQEEVAKEREILETELKEAMDELDKLHAKESKVEKLLNHLEQANESQNEELSQLETKLQRKSAELEEMAASHKNITEKLQEEYNQLQFKFGETATEFENYKVCMTQEITCLKQDKAILEEKLTEMNRTVQNVTHAMQEEQHAKEDYMRTLLDSQTKIALKDAEIDEIKELSTMQIANLQAKLEQQSEELNKKLEIERKAIKETIGADYKKNIKTWRALYEDLSNKVKPFQQQLDAYEAERNALLNEHGATQEELNKISDAYAKLLGHQNQKQKIKHVMKLKEENTQLKQDVLKLRVQVAKEKQAKEDLQDQINEIQGVRRFDPSKAFQHPSKENVAPKTPFKENNRSKNQAILH from the exons ATGTCTTTTCCGAAGGCTCCGATCAAGCGCTTCAATGAGGCATTAA CTTGTGCCCCACCACCTGGCTCTTACGATATCAAAAATTCAGACCCATCAAAAGGACCTGTGTCTTTTGAAAAGTCTGAACGATTCAAGATGCAAATGG aaGATGTAGGAGACCAGCCAAATCCAAGCAACATGAAACCCATGCCTTCCCCAGAAACTAAAAGAAAACTTTCATCTCTCATTTCAAGA CCAAAAAGCATGGGAATGAAGTCTGACAAGAGTCTGATTTCCATTAAAGAATTGAAAAAGCAAAAAGAGCTGGAAAAGGAG ATTCGGATACTAATTGGAATACGTGTCCAGCAAGATAAAAGATTGCAAGCCCTGGAGGAACATCTTGCCAAGTCTGAATCAAATCTGTCTGCTGCAATTCGGGAGAAAAACGCCCTTTTAGCAAATATTGCTTCTCTGGAAAAACAGCTTTTGGAGTTAAGGAAAAGCAATGACTTGCTCAAAACAAAG ATGGTTCCTGTTAAAAATGTAGACATGGAAATTAAACTAAATGTGGTCCAAGGAACTGTGAAGGAAAAACCAGCCCAGCCCAAAGAATT aacagaaacagaaaggcCAGCAGAAGAGAAATATGATTCGGAGAAACACCTAGAATGTATTGTAGAACTTGG CAATGTTGCAGAAGAAGTTGATAAATACAAGCTGCATATTGTCCAACTACAGGAAATAATAGAATCTAAAAACAAGGCCCTTGAAACATTGGAAAGTACTCTTCATCTGAAAGAAACGATGCTGTCTTCACAAACTGAAGAACTGAATGGAAAGTGCAAAATACTTGAGGAGCAGAAAG AGAAATGCGTCCATGAATATGAAGAAAAGGAGCAAGTTATAAATGCTGAGATACAATGCTTAAAAGAAAAACTTTCTATAGAAGAAcagaaaaaccaaaaacaaaagaagatttttaag GAAACTTCAGATGATATGAATCAGAAGTTACTCAAATTCCAAGAGGAGGTAGCTAAGGAGAGAGAGATACTAGAGACAGAATTGAAAGAAGCCATGGATGAGCTGGATAAATTGCACGCTAAAGAATCTAAAGTTGAGAAGCTTTTAAATCATTTGGAACAGGCTAATGAATCCCAAAATGAGGAGTTATCACAGCTGGAAACAAAACTGCAAAG GAAAAGTGCAGAGTTGGAAGAAATGGCTGCATCACACAAGAATATCACTGAAAAGCTTCAAGAGGAATATAATCAGCTCCAGTTTAAATTTGGAGAGACCGCCACTGAATTTGAAAA TTACAAAGTCTGCATGACTCAAGAGATTACATGCCTGAAACAAGACAAAGCTATTTTGGAGGAGAAATTAACTGAAATGAATAGAACAGTCCAAAATGTGACTCATGCAATGCAAGAAGAACAGCATGCAAAAGAAGATTATATGAG GACGCTTCTTGACAGTCAAACAAAAATAGCACTAAAAGATGCAGAAATAGACGAAATCAAGGAATTGAGCACTATGCAAATTGCTAACCTACAAGCCAAACTGGAGCAACAAAGTGAAGAACTGAACAAAAAACTTGAAATAGAAAG gaAAGCCATTAAAGAAACAATTGGAGCAGATtacaaaaagaatataaaaacttGGCGTGCGCTCTATGAAGACCTGTCTAATAAAGTAAAACCTTTTCAG CAACAGTTAGATGCATATGAGGCAGAGAGAAATGCCCTTCTAAATGAGCATGGTGCAACCCAAGAAGAACTGAACAAAATTAGTGATGCTTATGCTAAGTTGTTGGGCCATCAGAATCAGAAACAGAAGATCAAACATGTAATGAAACTGAAAGAAGAGAACACCCAACTAAAACAG GACGTATTAAAGTTGCGTGTCCAAGTAGCAAAGGAAAAACAAGCaaaggaagacctccaagatcaaaTTAATGAAATTCAGGGTGTTAGACGGTTTGATCCTTCTAAAGCTTTTCAGCATCCTAGCAAGGAAAATGTTGCTCCCAAAACACCTTTTAAAGAAA ATAACAGAAGCAAAAATCAAGCTATTCTACACTGA
- the NUDCD2 gene encoding nudC domain-containing protein 2, giving the protein MSAPFEERSGLVPCATPWGRWYQTMEEVFVEVNVPQGTRARDVECSLKSRHLALTVAGKEVLKGNLFDSTIADEATWTLEDQKLIRITLTKTNRDAGNCWSSLLKNEYAADPWLQDQMQRKLTLERFQRENPGFDFSGAEISGNYTKGGPDFSSLER; this is encoded by the exons ATGTCTGCGCCGTTCGAAGAGCGGAGCGGGCTCGTGCCCTGCGCCACTCCCTGGGGACGCTGGTACCAAACCATGGAAGAGGTCTTCGTCGAGGTGAACGTGCCGCAAGGGACCCGCGCGCGGGACGTGGAATGCAGCCTGAAAAGCCGGCACTTGGCTTTGACCGTAGCGGGGAAGGAGGTGCTCAAG gGTAATCTATTTGACTCTACAATAGCTGATGAAGCAACCTGGACACTAG agGATCAGAAATTGATACGAATCACCTTGACAAAAACCAACCGTGATGCTGGAAACTGTTGGAGTTCCCTGTTGAAGAATGAGTATGCTGCTGATCCCTGGCTTCAAGACCAAATGCAAAGGAAGCTTACATTAGAAAGGTTCCAGAGGGAG AACCCTGGATTTGACTTCAGTGGAGCAGAAATTTCTGGAAATTATACCAAAGGAGGACCAGACTTTTCCAGTCTTGAAAGATAG